Proteins encoded together in one Thalassotalea crassostreae window:
- a CDS encoding tRNA-uridine aminocarboxypropyltransferase: MHAVHKLYQIRKSISTREFKARGAGVKRCEQCRIDQRYCICSMVKQSPCNAAFLLLMFDDEVLKPSNTGRLIADVIPDTHAFIWQRTQVSEQLQLLLEDEKYQPYIIFPEQYAMPGQVVFTDKPQGGDDGKTPLFIVIDATWRQAKKIFRKSPYLHHLPLLSFTNNGQGESSEDSRYHVRKTVKEGHLATAEVASKALAMFGFSRSAGLLDRWFDVFSYRYQKWVMQANKGDENAIDNYQAFIAKEFR, from the coding sequence ATGCATGCTGTTCATAAGCTCTATCAAATTCGTAAAAGCATAAGCACAAGAGAATTTAAAGCACGTGGTGCCGGTGTAAAACGCTGTGAGCAATGTCGTATCGACCAGCGTTACTGTATTTGTTCGATGGTAAAACAATCTCCCTGTAACGCCGCATTTTTATTGTTAATGTTTGATGATGAAGTGCTTAAGCCGAGTAATACCGGACGTTTAATTGCTGATGTTATTCCTGATACTCACGCTTTTATTTGGCAAAGAACTCAAGTCTCAGAGCAATTACAATTGCTGCTAGAAGATGAGAAATACCAACCCTATATTATTTTTCCTGAACAATACGCAATGCCTGGACAGGTGGTCTTTACTGATAAACCACAAGGGGGAGATGACGGCAAAACTCCTTTGTTTATTGTTATTGATGCAACGTGGCGACAAGCCAAAAAAATATTTAGGAAAAGCCCGTATCTACATCATCTACCATTGTTGTCGTTTACTAATAACGGTCAAGGAGAAAGCAGTGAAGATTCTCGCTACCATGTGCGCAAAACTGTAAAAGAAGGGCACTTAGCGACCGCTGAAGTGGCCAGTAAAGCGCTTGCTATGTTTGGTTTTAGTCGCAGTGCTGGTTTATTAGATAGATGGTTTGATGTATTTAGTTATCGCTATCAAAAATGGGTAATGCAAGCTAATAAAGGCGATGAAAATGCAATTGACAATTATCAGGCATTTATCGCTAAAGAATTTCGCTAA
- a CDS encoding YcgN family cysteine cluster protein, protein MSKKNNRKKAPAKPVVEAFWETKSLSEMTEAEWESLCDGCGKCCLHKIIEEEHDDDTEIVDEGMQAPTDYIREGETMLYTNVVCYLLNDKTCSCSKYQERTKLVPDCVKLTQDNLNDIFFMPDSCTYRRLHEDRGIPSWHPLLHKGKKSAMHKAGMSVRGKIIKDNEVDLQDYEDHLVTWPLSDID, encoded by the coding sequence GTGAGTAAAAAAAATAACCGTAAAAAAGCGCCTGCAAAACCAGTTGTTGAAGCATTCTGGGAAACCAAATCATTAAGTGAAATGACGGAAGCAGAATGGGAGTCATTATGTGATGGTTGCGGTAAATGTTGTCTACACAAAATAATCGAAGAAGAGCATGATGATGATACCGAGATCGTTGATGAAGGCATGCAAGCACCGACGGACTATATTCGCGAAGGTGAGACCATGCTTTATACCAATGTCGTTTGTTATTTGCTTAATGATAAAACCTGTAGTTGTTCTAAATACCAAGAGCGTACAAAACTGGTACCAGATTGCGTGAAATTAACCCAAGATAATCTCAATGATATCTTTTTTATGCCGGATAGTTGCACCTATCGACGCCTGCATGAGGACAGAGGGATCCCATCTTGGCACCCTTTATTACATAAAGGCAAAAAGTCAGCAATGCATAAAGCAGGAATGTCGGTACGTGGTAAAATAATAAAAGATAACGAGGTAGACTTGCAAGATTATGAAGATCACCTTGTTACTTGGCCGCTATCAGATATCGACTAA
- the rnd gene encoding ribonuclease D — MQFIYIEDFETLEQYCQSARQQKLVAVDTEFVRTRTLYPNLGLLQAYDGKQLALIDPVAIDDLTPFWQLLMDENCQKIIHSCSEDLEVFLHSGNCKPANMIDSQILLSFLGHGLSMGYAAMVKHFLDIDIDKSESRTDWMKRPLTERQLDYAALDVWYLHQIAPKIIEHASDAGFLTAATEETQAQIDKKFTPIDATKLYLDNKQAWKLKPQQLNLLKALLTWRYEQAVKRNLPFSFVAKDHTLMIVAQRNPQNVGAMASYDGIEILDVRHKGKAMLNVLRAANKIPAEQYPQVLTRLDSYPGYKQIFKQVKLKLTSLAQQHNLDVQVVAGKRQINQFLCWFWKLNEQHNHPEKVELINGWRKEMFKDELVAFAESGF; from the coding sequence GTGCAGTTTATTTATATTGAGGATTTTGAAACATTAGAACAATATTGTCAGTCGGCGAGACAGCAAAAGCTTGTGGCCGTCGATACTGAATTTGTTCGCACTCGAACCTTATATCCAAACTTAGGGTTACTACAAGCATATGACGGTAAACAGTTAGCACTCATTGATCCCGTTGCAATTGACGATTTAACACCATTTTGGCAATTGTTGATGGACGAAAATTGTCAAAAAATAATTCATTCATGTTCGGAAGATTTAGAAGTGTTTTTGCACTCAGGTAACTGCAAACCGGCGAATATGATTGACTCACAAATCCTTTTGTCGTTTCTAGGCCACGGTTTATCAATGGGTTATGCGGCTATGGTTAAACATTTTCTCGATATTGATATAGATAAAAGTGAATCTCGTACTGATTGGATGAAACGACCATTGACTGAGCGTCAGTTAGATTATGCCGCGTTGGATGTTTGGTATCTACATCAAATAGCACCGAAAATTATTGAGCATGCGAGTGATGCTGGTTTTTTAACAGCGGCGACTGAAGAGACTCAAGCTCAAATTGATAAAAAGTTTACACCTATCGATGCAACGAAACTTTATTTGGATAATAAACAAGCTTGGAAATTAAAGCCACAGCAGCTTAATTTGTTAAAAGCACTACTTACTTGGCGATACGAACAAGCGGTAAAACGAAATTTACCGTTTAGCTTTGTTGCCAAAGACCACACGTTAATGATTGTCGCCCAGCGTAACCCGCAAAATGTTGGCGCGATGGCGAGTTATGATGGTATTGAGATCCTTGATGTTCGGCACAAAGGTAAGGCGATGTTAAATGTATTACGCGCTGCCAATAAAATACCGGCGGAGCAATATCCACAAGTGCTGACAAGATTAGATTCGTATCCAGGCTACAAACAAATCTTTAAGCAAGTAAAACTTAAGCTGACCAGTTTGGCTCAACAGCATAATTTAGATGTTCAAGTTGTCGCAGGTAAAAGACAAATTAACCAATTTCTTTGCTGGTTTTGGAAGCTTAATGAACAGCATAATCACCCTGAGAAAGTCGAGCTAATTAATGGCTGGCGCAAGGAGATGTTTAAAGATGAACTCGTTGCTTTTGCCGAGAGTGGATTTTAG
- a CDS encoding lytic murein transglycosylase, whose protein sequence is MTIKSRLAPLLFASSCLFSAVTYAQVASNQSSERDVSFETYVESLKQQAAEKGYSKQLIDSAFSKVKYHKRAVAADRSQPESVETLETYLPKRVPDWKVEKAQQMLEKHGDELRKIGKEFGVQPRFIISLWALESNFGKIQGNYNVVSALATLAYDGRRETFFKSQLFDALEILKQGHIDNEDMNGSWAGAMGHNQFMPSSFLAYAADGDKDGRKDIWNNTSDVFASIANYLKKVGWNSDITWARQVQLPQGFDYSLAIPQRTGGRKPWLKQWAKTEMKLSKWQQVGVRKFDGSDLPMVDIDAALVFPDGEEGRAYLAYDNYKSLMHWNLSYYFVTSVGHLADRIKFEQ, encoded by the coding sequence ATGACCATAAAATCACGTTTGGCGCCATTGTTGTTCGCCAGTTCATGCTTATTCTCAGCAGTTACCTACGCTCAAGTAGCGTCAAATCAATCCTCAGAGCGTGACGTTAGTTTTGAAACTTATGTTGAATCGTTAAAACAGCAAGCCGCAGAAAAAGGCTATTCAAAGCAATTGATTGATAGCGCATTTTCAAAAGTAAAATATCATAAAAGAGCCGTTGCCGCCGACAGAAGTCAACCTGAAAGTGTTGAAACGTTAGAAACCTATTTACCTAAACGTGTCCCAGATTGGAAAGTTGAAAAAGCGCAACAGATGCTTGAAAAGCATGGTGATGAGTTGCGCAAGATTGGCAAAGAGTTTGGTGTACAGCCAAGATTTATCATCTCTCTTTGGGCATTAGAATCTAATTTCGGTAAGATCCAAGGCAATTATAATGTGGTGTCAGCACTGGCAACGCTTGCTTATGATGGTCGCCGAGAAACATTTTTTAAGTCGCAACTATTTGATGCACTCGAAATTCTGAAACAAGGGCACATCGATAATGAAGATATGAATGGCTCATGGGCGGGCGCTATGGGGCATAATCAGTTTATGCCAAGTTCATTCTTAGCCTATGCTGCCGATGGTGATAAAGATGGTCGTAAAGATATCTGGAACAATACCTCAGACGTATTTGCTTCGATTGCCAATTACTTGAAAAAAGTAGGCTGGAATAGCGATATTACCTGGGCTAGACAAGTGCAATTACCACAAGGTTTTGATTATTCATTAGCGATTCCACAACGCACTGGCGGCCGTAAGCCATGGTTAAAGCAATGGGCTAAGACTGAAATGAAGTTAAGCAAGTGGCAACAAGTTGGTGTGAGAAAGTTCGATGGCTCTGATTTACCAATGGTAGATATCGATGCTGCATTAGTATTTCCTGATGGCGAAGAAGGCCGAGCTTATCTAGCCTACGATAACTATAAGTCGTTAATGCATTGGAATCTATCTTACTATTTTGTCACTAGCGTTGGCCACTTAGCCGATAGAATTAAATTCGAGCAGTAA
- a CDS encoding TolB family protein: MFNYNSNLITRVLHSANHKFCKAIAKNCIVIVMGVVYNAQCLAEDEVFLATLNGDELVSVNNISNRIGYDNQPHFTPDSKAVLFTSEFANADNGVRQTDSMRYDIATKQLSNISNTPNASEYSPTVTPDGKNFSMIRVAGDGKQLLWQYPLNVKEVSATNKAKQLSDIHDVGYHLWLNNDDLLLFVLGEPMVLQRTSLSLNKSTMVDTNIGRTLRKVPNKALFSYTKGSDKGSTLMLFNPTDNSTKATVLLPKQNMYYAWHQTKGNVLTAEKNTVVSIDLSHDLKTATWQPWLNFAEYCSGYITRMKMSDDGQYFAFVCVTEDEK, from the coding sequence ATGTTCAATTACAACTCAAATTTAATTACTAGAGTATTACATTCGGCTAACCACAAGTTTTGTAAGGCAATCGCAAAAAATTGCATAGTCATTGTAATGGGAGTTGTCTATAACGCTCAATGTTTAGCTGAAGATGAGGTGTTTTTAGCCACTCTTAATGGCGATGAATTGGTTTCGGTAAACAATATTTCCAATCGTATTGGTTATGATAACCAACCACATTTTACGCCGGATTCTAAAGCCGTCTTATTTACATCTGAATTTGCTAATGCAGACAATGGTGTTAGACAAACAGATAGCATGCGCTATGACATTGCAACCAAACAGTTATCTAATATCAGCAATACGCCAAATGCCAGTGAATACTCTCCGACTGTGACTCCCGATGGCAAAAACTTTTCGATGATACGAGTTGCAGGCGATGGCAAGCAATTATTATGGCAATACCCGTTGAACGTGAAAGAAGTTTCAGCAACTAACAAGGCAAAGCAACTCTCTGACATTCATGATGTAGGTTATCACTTGTGGCTAAATAACGATGATTTATTGTTGTTTGTACTTGGTGAGCCAATGGTTTTGCAAAGAACGTCACTTAGTCTGAATAAGTCAACAATGGTGGATACTAATATTGGTCGAACGTTACGAAAAGTGCCTAACAAGGCATTGTTTAGTTACACCAAAGGCAGCGACAAAGGCTCAACATTGATGCTATTTAATCCTACCGATAATAGCACTAAAGCAACGGTGCTGTTACCGAAGCAGAACATGTACTATGCCTGGCATCAAACCAAGGGCAATGTTTTGACGGCAGAGAAAAATACCGTGGTGAGCATTGATTTAAGCCATGACTTAAAAACGGCGACTTGGCAGCCATGGTTAAACTTTGCAGAATATTGTAGCGGATATATCACGCGCATGAAGATGTCTGACGATGGTCAATATTTTGCCTTTGTATGCGTGACCGAGGATGAAAAATAG
- a CDS encoding YcgL domain-containing protein has translation MLCAVYKSPKKQETYLFVKKRDDFSAVPEVLKQTFGTPQLVTIINLAKRDKLGFADIEKLKVALTEKGFYLQLPPPTEDLLKKHRIENGVEQD, from the coding sequence ATGTTGTGTGCGGTTTATAAAAGCCCAAAAAAACAAGAAACCTATTTGTTTGTAAAAAAGCGCGATGATTTTTCAGCGGTACCAGAGGTTTTAAAGCAAACGTTTGGCACGCCACAATTGGTAACCATAATTAACCTCGCTAAACGAGACAAATTAGGCTTTGCTGATATCGAGAAATTGAAGGTTGCGTTAACTGAAAAAGGTTTTTATTTGCAACTGCCACCACCTACAGAAGATTTATTAAAAAAACATCGTATTGAAAACGGTGTAGAACAAGATTAG